In Flavobacterium sp. GSB-24, the genomic window GAACTTCGGGAATCGGTGCCATGAGGAAAAATCGGCATTAAATAAATAACATTTGTGCCGAGTGCTTTTATATTGTCTAATCGGGCGGTTACTCCAGCTAAATTTCCGTTAGCACTAAACGGACGTATATGCACTTGATACATATTGACATCTCTCGGATCAGGCACACCGGCAAAAGGTGTTCCGTATTGCGGAGGATCCTGCGCATAAACGGAGCTTGCAAATAATAATAGAAAGCAAACTAATGCTTTGGTAATATGAAATAATCTAGTGGTAATTTTGATTTTCATAATAATAGTTTTTTGAATGCTTGTCGGCATTTCTAACTAAAATTCATTCTCACTCGCATTGTTTTTAAATTCGACAAACATTTTGTGGTTAATAGTTTTCAAGTAGTAAATTTTTTAATTTTTTGCTCATTAATGAGCATAAGTTTCTGCCACGAATTTCACGAATGAGCACAAATTTAATCTGCAGCTAATTCTCGTGTCAATTCGTGAAATTTGTGGCAAAAAACTTAGAACCTAAGTTTCTTAAATTATAACTTTTTCAATCCTTTTAATTCTGTAGAATTTCCTTCTTTGATGCTAATAGCTGTACCTCCGCCTGGAGCTAAATATTGCTTCAGTTTGCTTTTTGAGTTTACGATAACTTTAGTAACGGTATATTTCTGAGGATTTACATTCCAGTTGGCTTCTTTAGCATCAGCATAAATTGTGGCGATGAAATTTTTTCCAGCGGGTAAATAGTCAAATGAAATGCTGGCAGTTCTTGCATTTTCATCTGTAATACCACCAATAAACCACTCGTTTTTGCCTTTTGCTTTACGCGCAATTGTAATGTAATCTCCAGGTTCAGCTTCTAGAATATAACTATTGTCCCAATCTACAGCAACATCTTTAATGAACTGAAAAGCATCTGGAAAACGCTCATAATTCCCCGGAATATCTGCTGCCATTTGCAACGGACTGTACATAGTTACATAGTATGCCAATTGTTTTACCAAAGTGGTATTAACACGCTGTGAACTTCCTGTTCCGTAATACGAAAGATCTGTCTGGAAGATTCCTGGTGTATAATCCATAGGACCTCCCATTAATCTTGTAAATGGTAAAATCGTAGTATGATCTGGTGCTAAACCTCCCATAGATTCAAATTCCGTTCCGCGAGCAGATTCTTGAGCAATCCAGTTTGGAAAAGTTCGGTGTAAACCTGTTGGACGAACGGCTTCGTGACTGTCAATCATAATTTTATAATCGGCTGCACGTTTGGCTACATTGATGTAATGATTGACCATCCATTGTCCATCATGGTGTTCGCCACGCGGAATAATTTTTCCAACATAACCGGTTTTTACAGCGTCATAACCGTTGTCATTCATAAATTGAAAAGCACGATCTAAACGTCTTTCGTAATTGGTTGCCGATCCTGAAGTTTCGTGGTGCATGATAATTTTCACTCCTTTTGAAGCTGCATATTCATGAACTGCTTTTACATCAAAATCTGGATATGCCGTTACGTAATCAAAAACTTCTTCTTTCCAGTTGCCAATCCAGTCTTCCCAGCCAATGTTCCAGCCTTCGATAAGGATCGCATCAAAACCATTTTTAGAAGCAAAATCAATATATTCTTTGGCGCGTTCTGTTGTAGCACCGTGTTTTCCGTTTGGAGTAAGTTTCGTAAAATCATCTGTTAATTTCACATTATTTTCTTTTCCAAAAGCCCACGTACTTTTTCCAGCTACGAAATATTCCCACCAAATTCCGATGTATTTTACGGGTTTAATCCACGAAACATCTTTATAACTTGTTGGTTCGTTCAAATTCAAAATTAATTTTGAAGCTAAAATATCTGTTGCTTTATCGCTTACTACAATAGTTCTCCAAGGCGATTGCGCATCTGTCTGCATATAACCTTTTGCGCCAACCGCATCTGGTGCTAAATGACTGATCATTTTGTTGTTTACTGCATCAACTTCAAGGTACATTGCCGGATAATTGATTAATCCAGCTTCGTGAATGTTGATGTACAAACCATCATCAGATTTCATCATTGACGGCGTTTGAACAGAAAGCTCTTTTATGGGCCACTGCGAATTGATTTCGATCGTCGCCTTTTTCATCAACGAAGGAATCTCTGAAATTTTTGAGGTTGTATACGCATATTCGTTGGTATCATAATCTCCTGGAATCCAGAAAATTTTATGATTTCCAGCCAAATTAAATTGAGAACGTTCTTCTTTTATTACAAAATAACTTAGATCATTTTGTTTCGGAAATTCATATCTAAATCCCAATCCGTCGTTAAATAAACGGAAACGGATGCGAATAAATCTATTGTTGTTTTTTGCCTGAGCTAAAGTGACAACCAATTCGTTGTAATGATTGCGAATTGTTTTTTCTTCGCCTAAAACTGGATTCCAATTTTCATCAACAGAAGATTGTGCTGTATTTGTAATGGTAAAACCATCCAAAAACGAAGGCAGGTTTTGCAGTTCTAAGCCCAAAGAACTTGGTTTTATAACTGCTTTTTGTTTATATGATAATTGGTAAGACGGAACGCCGCCTTCTTTTAATTCAAATTTTAAAGAAAGATTTTTGTCTGGCGAAGTTATTTCTTGTGCCTGAATCCATAATGTGTGGACAAGTAGAAAAAATAAAAACGCTGTTTTTTTGCTCAAACAAATTTGAAGCAATGATTTTTGGGATTGAAAATTCATGTTATTAAGTTTTTTGCAAATTTAGGTTTTAAAGCTGCATAAGAATATTAATTTTTCAATACTAAATATTGAAAGGGTTGAAGTGTTATTTCAGAACCTACAGTTACGGCAGCTCCAGTAAAAGCGTCTTTCCAGTTTCCTTTTAAAGTATTTGGAATAAGATGTTTTACTGTTGAATTGGTTAAGTTAGAAAGTACAAAAACTTTTTCTGCATCTTTTTCCATCGTAAATGCACTTACGGCATCACTGCTATAACCTGTAAAAGTTCCTTTTTTAATGGCATTACTTGTATTTCTAAAGGCAATGATTTTTTTGTATTCTGCCAGCATTTCAGTATCAGCAGTACTCCAGTCGATTGGTGTTTTGGCAAAGTAATTTAATCTTTTATCGTAACCAATTTCCTGACCATTGTAAATCATTGGAACAGATTTTAAATAAGCAGCTACGACAAAAGTTGCAATTGATCCTTTTTTACCTCCAAAAAGTTCTAATGGAGTTCCGTCTGAAAGATTTACGTCATGGTTGCTTGTGTAACGAACAACTCTATTTTCTGGCTTGTAATTGTTTGCATATTCAGTTGCATTCGAATCCTGAATAGTTGTAGCAGGTTTGTTGTTTTTGAAAAGCTGTTCTAACGTGCTGAAGAAATTGAATCCAAACGTATAATCAAAACCTGATGCGAAATGATTTACTTTAGAACCTTCGGCAAGCATTAAAATGGTTTGATTTTTCTTGATTTTTCTCAATTTTGAAATAGCATCAGACCAGAAATCTTGAGGAACAAAATCAGCATAATCGCATCTGAATCCATCAACATTTGCGTTGTAAACCCAGTATGACATGGCGTCGATCATCGCATCTTTCATTTCAGTGCTATTAAAATTTAATTGAGCTACATCATTGTAATTTGTTCCTGGCGGAATAATAATGTTTCCGCTTGCATCTTTTTGGTACCAGTCTGGATGTTGTGTAATCCAAGTATTATCCCAAGCAGTATGATTGGCAACCCAGTCTAAAACAACTGCCATGTTTTTTTTATGCGCTTCTTCGACTAAAGTCTGCAAATCTTGTAACGTTCCGAAATCGGGATTTACGGCCTTATAATCTTTTACCGCGTAAGGAGATCCTAATTCGCCTGAAGCTCTTTCTTTTCCAACAGGATAAATGGGCATTAAATAAATAACATTTGCTCCCAGTTCCTGAATTTGTGTTAATCTGTCCTGAACGCCTTTTAATGTTCCTGCCTGGCTAAAAGCACGAATATTTACCTGATAGATTATAGCATCTTCTTTTTTTGGCATTTTTTCAAAAGGAGCTCCATATTGCGTATATGGAGATTCTGGTGTTTTTGTATCGTCGTCAGATGAGCTGCACGAAACAAATGCCAAAGTAAGCAGTAATGCGTACACGATTTTTATGTTAAATTTCATGATTTTACTTTTTATATTTTAAATGGTTGAGAAGTAACCTGCCTTTCGAAGTAAAAAGACAGGTAAACTCAAACCAAACTAAACTTAATTTTTATCTATTTTTTTGTGATTGTATAAGTTGCTGTTGGAGGATATCCAGTAGTTGCAGGATCAACATCATTTATTTTGAATGTGATTTCATACGTACCGCCTTCGCCAACATAATGAGCGCCTGGATCATCTAAATACACAATTCCATCTGTTGTATTCTTAGGCCCGTAATTGATTGTCCAGTTATTATTTAATCTGAATTTTACATTTCCTGGAACCAAAACTGCGGTTATTTTCCATGTTTTTGTCTGGTAATCATAATTCATTGGTGTACTGTTATCCCAGCCTCCAGAAGTTCCATCACCAACAATACCCCAAGAATAAGGTGTAGCTGTCCATTTTAAAGTATTTAGATTTACTTTAACCTGATACGAACCTTCGCCCGGAAGCGCAAAATCTTTCGTACTCATGTTTTGTAGGTCGCTGTTAGTAGCACCTGCACCATAGTACTGTTCCCAATTTCTTCCCTGATTTAATTTAAATACAGGGCCATAACCTGGTTGTACCGTAACATAACCTTGATAAACACCTTTTGCGATAGCCGTTAAAGCAAGAGCAGTGTCT contains:
- a CDS encoding glycoside hydrolase family 97 protein — protein: MNFQSQKSLLQICLSKKTAFLFFLLVHTLWIQAQEITSPDKNLSLKFELKEGGVPSYQLSYKQKAVIKPSSLGLELQNLPSFLDGFTITNTAQSSVDENWNPVLGEEKTIRNHYNELVVTLAQAKNNNRFIRIRFRLFNDGLGFRYEFPKQNDLSYFVIKEERSQFNLAGNHKIFWIPGDYDTNEYAYTTSKISEIPSLMKKATIEINSQWPIKELSVQTPSMMKSDDGLYINIHEAGLINYPAMYLEVDAVNNKMISHLAPDAVGAKGYMQTDAQSPWRTIVVSDKATDILASKLILNLNEPTSYKDVSWIKPVKYIGIWWEYFVAGKSTWAFGKENNVKLTDDFTKLTPNGKHGATTERAKEYIDFASKNGFDAILIEGWNIGWEDWIGNWKEEVFDYVTAYPDFDVKAVHEYAASKGVKIIMHHETSGSATNYERRLDRAFQFMNDNGYDAVKTGYVGKIIPRGEHHDGQWMVNHYINVAKRAADYKIMIDSHEAVRPTGLHRTFPNWIAQESARGTEFESMGGLAPDHTTILPFTRLMGGPMDYTPGIFQTDLSYYGTGSSQRVNTTLVKQLAYYVTMYSPLQMAADIPGNYERFPDAFQFIKDVAVDWDNSYILEAEPGDYITIARKAKGKNEWFIGGITDENARTASISFDYLPAGKNFIATIYADAKEANWNVNPQKYTVTKVIVNSKSKLKQYLAPGGGTAISIKEGNSTELKGLKKL
- a CDS encoding alpha-amylase family glycosyl hydrolase, producing the protein MKFNIKIVYALLLTLAFVSCSSSDDDTKTPESPYTQYGAPFEKMPKKEDAIIYQVNIRAFSQAGTLKGVQDRLTQIQELGANVIYLMPIYPVGKERASGELGSPYAVKDYKAVNPDFGTLQDLQTLVEEAHKKNMAVVLDWVANHTAWDNTWITQHPDWYQKDASGNIIIPPGTNYNDVAQLNFNSTEMKDAMIDAMSYWVYNANVDGFRCDYADFVPQDFWSDAISKLRKIKKNQTILMLAEGSKVNHFASGFDYTFGFNFFSTLEQLFKNNKPATTIQDSNATEYANNYKPENRVVRYTSNHDVNLSDGTPLELFGGKKGSIATFVVAAYLKSVPMIYNGQEIGYDKRLNYFAKTPIDWSTADTEMLAEYKKIIAFRNTSNAIKKGTFTGYSSDAVSAFTMEKDAEKVFVLSNLTNSTVKHLIPNTLKGNWKDAFTGAAVTVGSEITLQPFQYLVLKN
- a CDS encoding SusE domain-containing protein produces the protein MKKYINKIFILGSLLFLGSSCESDAELTTLKSVSFPSEISVSSNTILLTEDTAEDQVLLVSWPSVSFPIEAPVTYALQFDLVGDTSGSNAWLKAKRIEVGTDVLSKTLIGQDLNKIAVDLGLPIDTQGKLVVRVEATMDRKVYSYPVTLTVTPYEKSVVFGEIYMPGAYQGEWNVDTALALTAIAKGVYQGYVTVQPGYGPVFKLNQGRNWEQYYGAGATNSDLQNMSTKDFALPGEGSYQVKVNLNTLKWTATPYSWGIVGDGTSGGWDNSTPMNYDYQTKTWKITAVLVPGNVKFRLNNNWTINYGPKNTTDGIVYLDDPGAHYVGEGGTYEITFKINDVDPATTGYPPTATYTITKK